The Sphingopyxis sp. TUF1 genome segment TGAAGAATCCTTCCGCCTCATCACCGGCTTCAACGATATTTTCGTCAGCATCGCGGCGGTCATCCTGCTCGTCGCGGTCGCGTGGATCGGCCAGTCGATCCATACCGCGCTCGGCGGCGCGTTCGTTGCGCTGTCGGCGTGGTTCCTCGCCGAATATTTCACCCGCAAACGCCGCATGGCCTTGCCCAGCATCGTGCTGGTTCTTGCTTTTGCCGGCGGCGTATTTGCGACGATGGTTGGTTTCATGGTCGAACATGGCGAGGCCATTTTTGGCCGCGACCCCGGCGAAACCGTCGGTGCGATCATTGTCGGCGTGATGGCACTCATCACCGCGGCAGCAAGCTGGGCGCATTGGCGCCGCTTCATGGTGCCGATTACCGTCGCGGCGGGCACCGCCGCCCTGGCCGCGACCGCGGTCGCGCTGGTCCTGTCGCTCGTCGGATTTTCGACCTCGCCCGACATCGTCATGGCGCTGGTGCTGGTCGCCGGGCTCGGCGTCTTCACCCTCGCCATGTGGTGGGACCGCAGCGACCGGGTGCGCCAGACACGGCGCAGCGACGTCGCCTTTTGGCTTCACCTGCTCGCCGCGCCGATGATTGCGCACCCAATCTTTCATCTGCTTGGTGTTACCGACGGCAGTGACATCGGCAGCGGCGCAGCGATGCTGGTGATCGGCGTCTATATCCTGTTCGGGCTGATCGCGCTCGCGATCGATCGCCGCGCGCTGCTCGTCTCGGCACTCGCCTATGTGCTGTTCGCGATGACGCAGCTGTTCAACCAGTTCGGCGCGGTCGAACTCAACGTCGCGCTGACCGCCTTCGTGATCGGCTCGGCGCTGCTGCTGCTGTCGGCCTTCTGGCAGAATGCGCGGGTCGTCGTCGTGGGAATGCTGCCCGACAATCTGGCGAACCAGCTGCCGACGACGACACGCATCGCACAAGCCTGATCCTGTCGTCATCCCGGTGAAAGCCGGGATGACGACGTGGGCGCCGTCAGTCGCCGACCAGCTTCATGAGCTTGCGTTCGACGGGGGCGAGCACATTGGACAGCTCGTCCCCCCGCTTCAAGATCGCCCCGGCTTCGGAGACCAAGGCCCACATGCCTTGGCGACTCCGCAAGGCGGGGCGTTTTTCAATGCGGTATTCGGGGCGCTCGGCGGCGCGGCGAAACGCCGAAAAAATCGCGGCGTCGCGATGGAAATCCATCGCATAGTCGCGCCAATGACCCGCCGCGACCATGCGGCCGTAAAGGTCGAGGATCCGGGTCAGTTCAGCGCGGTCGAAACCCGTCTGGAGCGGCGTTGCCCTGTTCGCGAACGGCAGCGGCGTCACAGTTCCCATCAGGCGCTTTTCCGGCTCCCTTTGCGCCGCGGCGCTTCGCTCTCCGTCGCCGTCGCATCGCGTTCGGCGATCAGCGCGGCGAGTTGCTTCTGCATAAGCTCCAGCTGGCATTGCAGCAATTCGACCTTTTGCGTCGCCGGATCGAAGGTTTCGGTGCACGTGCCATAAGGCACGAATTCGCGCGCATATTCGGCGGCATCGACCAATGTCGAGCGCGCCGGGATGCCCACCATCACCGCCCCTTCGGGTACGTCCTTGGTCACCACCGCATTGGCGCCAACGCGCGCGCGCGCATTGACAGTGATCGGCCCCAATATCTGTGCGCCGGAACCGACGATGACGTCGTCGGCCAGCGTCGGGTGGCGCTTGCCCCCGACACCGTTGGCGGGATCGGTACCGCCCAGCGTCACGCATTGATAAATCGT includes the following:
- the epsC gene encoding serine O-acetyltransferase EpsC, which produces MFNGLIAYLDSIKARDPAPRSRWEILLYPGLVAVGMHRIAHWLFEARLFFLARFVNHLTRFLTAIDIHPGAKIGRHLFIDHGFTVIGETAEIGDNVTIYQCVTLGGTDPANGVGGKRHPTLADDVIVGSGAQILGPITVNARARVGANAVVTKDVPEGAVMVGIPARSTLVDAAEYAREFVPYGTCTETFDPATQKVELLQCQLELMQKQLAALIAERDATATESEAPRRKGSRKSA
- a CDS encoding DUF2794 domain-containing protein, whose product is MGTVTPLPFANRATPLQTGFDRAELTRILDLYGRMVAAGHWRDYAMDFHRDAAIFSAFRRAAERPEYRIEKRPALRSRQGMWALVSEAGAILKRGDELSNVLAPVERKLMKLVGD